The DNA region ACCAGCCCTGAAACTGACTCCACCTCTAGACTGTCTTTTAGGTGAGATGATGAATTCCTCGTCTGCTTCTGCTAGTTTGAGTCATGGCTTCTTTACCTATAGCTGAGAGCATCCTAATTGATTCGATATCTGACAAAGCGATTGGCTGAGTAAACTGTGGCTCAGTCACATTATGGGATTCAGGCATTAAAAATGacgtacagggcttccctggtggagaagtggttaagaatccgcttgccaatgcagcggacgtgggtttgatccctggtctaggaaggtcccacatgccgtggagcaactaagcccgtgggccacaactgctgagcctgcgctctagagaccgcaagccacaactactgaagcccacgggccgagagtccgtgctccgcaacaagagaagccaccacaatgagaagcccgtgcaccgcaacgaagacccaacgtagccaaaaataaataaataaaaatgatgtatAAAATTCCATAGGACtgaacgcacacacacacacacacacacacacacacacacacacacacacaagtaaaaTTCAGGAAATCTGAGTAAGGTCTGTGGATTGTTTCAATGTCAACACCCAGGCTGTGATATTATCCTATAGTTTTGCGACATGTACATGGGGGAAAACTGGGCAAGATGTACACAGGATCTCTTAATGTGATTTCTTACAATTGTGTAATTGTGTAATCACGTGCAATTAATTGTGTAAGAttaactgcatgtgaatctacgatcacctcaaaaaaaaaaagatgaaagatgtTGACATATAATTATCGCTGCGGAATACTGCACAATCACAGTATGTTATTGATAAAGAAAGCAGATTCTAAAACAGTGtatgtaaatgtatgtatgtataatctgctatttattatgtatattataaatgtttatgtatagTCTGCACACGCAATttgcatttaatacattcactTCTACATGAGACTAAACAATTTGGTATATGCTACAGAGAGAGGTGATCAAAGAGTTACATAAAGTtgtttatggggacttccctggtgacacagtggttaataatctgcctgtcaatgcaggggacacaggttcgagccctggtcccggatgatcccacatgccacggagcaactaagcccctgagtcacagctactgaacttgtggtcacaactactgaagcccacgtgccctagagcttGAGCTCtgaaacaagaaaagccaccgcaatgagaagcctgagcaccgcaatgaagagtagcccctgctcgccgctactagagaaagcccaagcacagcaaagaagacccaacgcagccaaaaaaaaagaaaaaaaaatatttatgattcctttgctttttttcccctttagtttCCGGATACATCCAAAATGATGATGGAGAGGTTGAAGTTAACATTTTtgcaattaaatatattaaatatgtgatgcattttgcagatgatttatatattatatagaagtgaatttattaatatttaagtaGTACAAGGCAATAtaaatagatagacagacagacagaatggTCTACCCAAATTATAGTTGACTCTGAGTGGGGGaattaaatgaatgatttttaatatttgtgtttcttcttttgtattttttgagCTTTCAATTGTGTAGACAGAATTCTAAGACAGCCCCCAAGATTCCCATTCCTTGGTGTACTTATCCTGCATAATCCCCTCCTTTGAGTGTGGGTGGGGCCTGTGATTCTGATGAGATAGTCATGCCATAGATCTGGGTATGTGGCGAAGGTGATGGGGAGTCACTCCTGTGATTATGTTATGTTATAGGAGACTGGAGATTCTCCTCAGGATGGAAGGAGCAGCTGCTGTGTAGTGAGGGAGCCTGGGAGAGGAGACAGCTTCAGGGCCTCTTGGAGGTGACAGCCAGCAAGGTGGGGACCTCAGTGCTCCAGCAGGGTGCAGTCCCCCCCTAGGTGGGCTCTGCCTCTGGTCTCTCGCTGCTCCTGCAGTCCAGTCACTTCGCTATACACCCTAATCAGCACACACCCCTGCTCAGAAGTCGCCAGGGTTCCCTATTCCTGAGAGACTTGGGTCCAGGGCCCTGATGTGACTCCAACTCTCCTCTTCAGCCTCGGCCTTCACCAGTCTCATTCTGCACCTCACCGCCAGGGAACTCTTTTCTGAGCTTGACATCATGCTGTCAAGCCTTTGTTCATGGTCTTCCCTCTCCAAATCTTCCCATTTCTAAGAAAATCCCCCAACCTCCAGCTCAAAAGTCACTTGTTAAACTCCCTGGATCCTCAGGGGAGACAATGCGTTTGGCTCCAGGTGCCCCATCACCTACGTCTGGCAACTGTCTTCCAGCCCCGCCCACAACCCCTTCCCTAGGTAGAGACTCCTGGGGCGAGAGCCCCGCTGACCCAGCCTGAGTGCCGGCTACCTGGGGGTCAAGGCACCTCACGTTGCTCATCCCCACGTCCCGCACAAGGCAACGTCTTCGCCGATGGTGGGCCACTCCATCCCTATGGTCCACTGTGTGCACGTGACCGTAACCCCAGGCCCCCCTCAGGGTCCAGGAAGCCAGGAAGGCGACACACTCACCCTGAGCTGGGTCACTGGGGGAAGTGGCATCTGGGTCCTTCCCCCGGCTCCAGGGACCCCAGGAAAAGCATGCCAGCAGTCCTGGGAGGCCGGGTCTCTCCCACGCTCCTTCTGCTAGAAAGAACACAAGGTCCAAGAGGCAGTGGGGTCAGATGGGGCTTGACACGACTGAGAGACTTTCTGTTCAGCCACCCAAGAGCTTCAACTGTCAACTGCCCTAGTTTTAACTGcctgattaaaaaagaaagattctgaTTTGCAAAAGGGGGTAGGTttttgagctttaaaaaaaaaaaccaaaaagaaagactGCTTTTATATACCTATTACCTAATTTCATCTTTGCAAAAACTCTATGTAGGTACCATGTTGGAGAAACTACAGTAACAAAAATGACATGAAATTAATTACAATTACATAGCACCAAAGAAAAAACTCAAGAAGCAGTAATTGCCCCCCTACCCCCGGATTTGTAgttcaaactattttttaaattttatcgaagtttagttgatttacgatgttgtgttaatttcggctgtacagcaaagtcactcagtcatacatatatatacttttttcatattcttttccattctggtttttcacaggatactgaatatagttccctgtgctatacagtaggaccttggtgtTTATCCGTCCTATATACagtagcttgcatctgctaattccaaactcccaatccttccctcccccacccctcctcctgcttggcaaccataagtctgttctctatgtctgagagtttgtttctgttttgtaggtatgttcatttgtgtcgcatttaggattccacatataagtgataacatatggtatttgtctttctctttctgacttacttcacttagtatgataatctctagttgcatccatgttgctgcaaatggcattatttcattctttttatggctgagtaatattccattttgtgtgtatatatatatatatatatatatatacacatacacacacacaatgtgatatatatatatcacgtctttatccattcatctatcaatggacatttaggttgtttccatgtcttggctattgtacatagtgctgctatgaacatagaggtgcgtgtatcttttcgaattatagttttgtctgggtatatgcccaggagtggaattgctggatcatagggcgactctatttttatttttttgaggacctccatactgttttccataatcgctgcaccaatttacattcccaccaacagtatagagggctcccttttctccataccctctccaacatttattatttgtagacttttttgcgggggggccacgcagcatgtgggatcttagtttccctaccagggttcaaacccgcgccccctgcattggaagtgcggcatcttaaccactggactgccagggaagtccctattatttgtagattttttaatgatggccattcaaCTATTCTTGAAATGGTCATCAAACTATTTCTTAATAGaaatagaattaatattttttgataATCACACACAAAACAATTACATGTCGATTCGAGTTTCCTTATTATAGTACCACCTCAGTTATCTGGGGATTACTTGAGATCCCTAACCATCTGGAATAAGGTCAACtggaacaaagttttaaaaaaggactCCGGagagccaagacacagaaaatcCTTTCTCATAATTCTTCACTTGGGGCCAATTTACTCTTAATCTGTACCCAATTCTAAAAAGATTGGGTCCTTGTTTTTCAACCAAAATGCATCTGAATTAAGCATAAACTGGGTAAAAGAGCACTACCAAGAGGCAGGCAACCTACAAGTATAAGAATAGGCATCAGACAGTGAGAAAGAGACTGGAAAGCTCCGCAAGCACTAGCAAAACCTCAGTAGCACGAATCCATGGTGCAACCCACCGCAAAAGCCTGGAAGAAATTACTGGACAATGAGTTATAATTACACCCGTGACCTTTAGTCATTAACGAAAGGTTTCATGTTCAGTATGTTTTGATAAAAGTACAATCGACTTTAACACAATATATAGAATGATTCCCttgcaaaatgttaaaaatttgaaatgttaGTGTTTAAAAAGAGGCAAGGATTCTGCATGCCAAGCAGGATGTCAGGAAATGGGAATACAGTGGTGATTAAACTCACAAGGGAAAGTGACAAAACCATGCAGAAGCAGGTTCGGGTTTCATTTGTGAACTTGCAAATGAGAGTGGGCGgttcagggaaggctttctggaggaggaagTCCAGTCCTGAATGGTGAGATGGGATTGGTCAGGAAAAGGAGGATGGAAAAAAAGGCTTTTCTCTCTGAGGCAACTGCAATGTAAAAAAAGTTTAGGAGCCCATAGCAAGCTTGGCTCTGGGGAATTAAAAGTTgttccctgggggtgggggatggggggtggtgggatgaactggtagattgggactgacatgtatacactaatatgtataaaatggataactaataagaacctgctgtataaaataataaaataaaattaaaaaaaaaaagttgttcccTGGGAATAAGAGATGTCTAAGAGACAAAGGGCTCAGAGAATTTCTAGGTACAGGCTCATTAGGGGACAGAAAATTTTCCCCATGGGGCCAGGTCAGCAAAGGTGCTGGCAGCAACAACCCGAATGACAGTCCACCTCAGGACGTTCTCCGTGTCTTTCAGAATGCTGGTCCTTGAGTTTCAAATTTAGCTGGCTTCCTCACAGACTCAACAGAAGAGTTgcgggaaggggaggagaaggttAGGGCAGGCTCCACAGCTGAGATGAATGGTCTTCACCTAGGCAGGCCACGCTGGCAGGTAAGTCTGTGACATTTGTGACATCAGAGGTACCAGGTCTCCTTGCAGGAAAagccccacccccgacccctgTAAGTCTGGCATCACCCAGTTGCTGAGTTAACACACCAATGCCCAGGGAGGCGGAACACAGCCTCTGTCGTCATTAACTCTTTAGCAAGAAGGTTGGCAGAGGCTGGAAAGCTTGGAGGGCGGCAGGTGCTGGAGAGGAGTGGGGGGAAGGAAGCTAGAAGCTAGAAGCTAAATCACTCCGGCTTTTCACAGCTTTGCCAGATCCAGCTGTACTTAACATCCATATTTTAATCTCGGGGCACTGGAAACCTTCTGTAAAACCCTGTGTATCCGGATGGACGAGATTCTGACCCTTTTGCTGATGGCAGCAGTCACTGGGGCTGGGAGAAGACGCGtactcccctccccacacttcaggagagtggggagggaagCGAGGGAGACACTGCAGTGGATAGCCAAGAAGGACTGGTAAACTCTAGGCCCTCAGTCCCTCACATCCTTTCTCCCCTCACCTCCAAGTCCCCGGCATTTATTCCTTGCCTTCTTTTGACCCCGCGGCGTTTCACCGTCCCGTCTCTAGCGCATCCCTAGCTGTGAGCGTCCTAGAAGCTCCTGGCACCGGATATCCCCCTAGTCCCAATTTTGTCCTCCTCCCACCTTGAAACTGGTGCATCCCAAGGCTTTCccgtctcctcctcccctccccccccaatcCCAGATCTTTGCCCAGCTCAGTCCAGCCCTCTTTCCACCAACCTCCCCTGCCTTCTGCTTGCCCCCTCGGCTTTCCTAAGCACTCAGAATCCCTTGCACTCAGGATCCACCCGGGACAGACTCGGCCCGTTGCCCAGGGCCCGCTCCGCCCTACCTGGGAGGCCTAGTGCTAGGCACCTCCtctctcctggcctcagtttaCCTCGGTGTACCATGAGGGGGACGCTGGCCAAAAAAGCTGGCCTTCCCCCAGCCGCCGCCCGCCCACGCCGTCCGGGACCTAGAGCCCACTCACCTGGTCGCAAGCGCCCGGCGGCTTGCAGGGCCCTGCAGGCGGCCGCCTGAACAGTCAAGTTGGAAGCCGGGTGGCCGGGGCAGTAGGCGGCCGCCTGCACCGGGCCTCCAGCCTGGCGGCCGAATACCGTGCGCAGCAGCGCCTCCAGTAGCCGCAGCTCCGGAGCCACCGCGTCCTCGGGCTCCGCCTCGGCCACCAGCACCCCGACCAACGCCGCGCCGGGCCGCCGCCGGCTGCGCACGTCCCGCAGCATCTCCCGCAGGTGGCGCCGCGGCTCCCGGGCTGCCAGCGATGACGCGCGACACAGCACGAAGACCAGCGGTGAGCGGATGGCGCGCGCCCGGGTCGCGGGCACCTTCTGCGCCCCCGGCGCCCCGGGCCCCGCGCCCTCGGCCGCCTCGCCGCCCGGCTTGCCCGCGGCTTGCTGGGGCGGGAACACCGCCCGGGCGAAGTCCCACAGCAGCGCGCGGCTCTGCTCGCGCTCCCACAGTTCGCCCACCAGCAACACCTGCCCGCAGCCGCCCGCCGCCTCCACCAGCGCCTGGAAGGGCGGCTCAGCCGGGCGCGCGGGCCGAGCAGCCAGCGCCTCCAGCTCGCGCTCCATACTCGCCGCCTCCCGCCTTCTGCGGCCGCTGCTGCCCTGCCTGGCCAGCTGCCTGCCTCTcgagggggcggcggcggcggcggcggcggagacggcggcggcggcggcggcggccaggAGGACACGCCCCCGAGGGCTGCGCCCCGCCCGGCCCCCGGCCCGCGGGCCGGGATCGCCCAGCTCTAGCCGGCTGCTGGCCCGGAGCGGAGGCTGTCCCCCAGACCTCTAATGGTGGCGCCTCCCGCAGTCCCTGCGGCAGACGCGGGGAAACTGAgccgttcatccatccatccacccatccatccatccaacatttattgaacacctactaggCGTACAGGACCCGAAGGTAGGGGAAGACAGGAAATTATCATGTGAGCAAATGGACTTTCACAAGCTAGATTGGTCTGAGGCCTGGAGCAGATAGATTTCTGAGTTCTCATGATTCGGGGACAGGAAGTTTTGGAGGCCGGGCTGCCGGTGACTGCTGCTTTGAAGTGAAGTTGGCGGGTGGGGCAGGGCACCAGATAAGGGGGTAGTGAGGTGAGAAAAGAAGGGAAGCAGGGGTCTCTTCTGTTACTTCTGTCCTTGACTCACCTTTTGGGCCTTCAGCATTTAGAAAACGAATTGAGGGCTCATTGTTTCAACAAGTCCTCATGACCTGCAGGGCATTGTCCTCCGCACTGGGAAGTGGAGGCAGATCGTGTTGCTCCCTGTGGAACGGAAAGTCTAGAGGGGCAGATGTGGGGCACGGATGGTGTTCTGATCTATGTGTGCAGGAGGGGGA from Lagenorhynchus albirostris chromosome 6, mLagAlb1.1, whole genome shotgun sequence includes:
- the C6H2orf72 gene encoding uncharacterized protein C2orf72 homolog — its product is MERELEALAARPARPAEPPFQALVEAAGGCGQVLLVGELWEREQSRALLWDFARAVFPPQQAAGKPGGEAAEGAGPGAPGAQKVPATRARAIRSPLVFVLCRASSLAAREPRRHLREMLRDVRSRRRPGAALVGVLVAEAEPEDAVAPELRLLEALLRTVFGRQAGGPVQAAAYCPGHPASNLTVQAAACRALQAAGRLRPAEGAWERPGLPGLLACFSWGPWSRGKDPDATSPSDPAQGNFQDPEEELALTVVYPNGDCEDPRKGSVACDRVASTPTEPAGDLR